Proteins encoded within one genomic window of Pieris brassicae chromosome 12, ilPieBrab1.1, whole genome shotgun sequence:
- the LOC123717119 gene encoding protein sly1 homolog isoform X2 gives MSTLRERQLNALKQMLNLNQPLTKAVANEPTWKVLVYDRVGQDIISPLISIKELRELGVTLHVQLHSDRDQIPEVPAVYFCAPTEENLGRICQDLDNGVYDQYHLNFISPITRQKLEDLAASAIQSNSVMSIHKLFDQYLNFICLEDDLFIMKHQKSDSLSYYAINKGDTKDTEMEAIMDDIVESLFSVFVTLGTVPIIRSSKGNAAEMVAKKLDKKLRENLWDARNNLFHGNAGQGSTFSFTRPMLILLDRNIDMATPLHHTWTYQALAHDVLDLSLNRAVVPESSGPALPGQKVKTRTCDLDSKDPLWCEHKGSPFPTVAEAIQEDLDKYRSSEAEVKKLKSSMGLDADSDLALSLVSDNTQRLTSAVNSLPQLMEKKRLIDMHTTIATAILNVIKSRRLDSFFELEEKIMSKSSAVESKTVLDLISDEEAGTSEDKMRLFIIYYLCTSQLNDEEYKKFEAALQTANCDIQAMAYMKRLKSFTKMSSQYEGGGTKTVSMFSKLVSQGSSFVMEGVKNLVVKKHKLPVSRTVESALIGSGDDLTWFDPRTARTDAAARARATRQPPPNDAVVFIVGGGSYIEYHNLADFAKQQAANGVNRKIIYGATTLPNASQFLKQLSLLGEELQ, from the exons ATGTCTACCTTACGCGAACGACAATTAA atGCTTTGAAGCAAATGTTGAATCTCAATCAACCCCTAACTAAAGCAGTTGCTAATGAACCTACATGGAAGGTACTTGTGTATGACAGGGTGGGACAGGATATTATTTCCCCCTTAATATCTATTAAGGAACTGAGAGAAttaggagttacactccatgt ccAGTTGCACTCTGACAGAGACCAAATTCCTGAAGTGCCAGCTGTATATTTCTGTGCACCCACTGAAGAGAATCTAGGTCGCATTTGCCAAGATTTAGATAATGGGGTCTATGACCAGTATCACTTAAACTTTATTTCACCAATAACAAGACAGAAATTGGAAGATCTTGCAGCATCTGCCATACAGTCTAATTCAGTTATGAGTATACATAAACTGTTTGATcagtatttgaattttatctGTTTAGAGGATGatctatttattatgaaacacCAGAAGTCTGATTCATTATCTTATTAtg ccATTAATAAAGGTGATACAAAAGATACAGAAATGGAAGCTATCATGGATGATATAGTAGAAAGTTTATTTTCCGTTTTCGTAACACTAG GCACTGTACCAATTATTCGAAGCAGTAAAGGAAATGCTGCAGAAATGGTTGCAAAGAAACTAGACAAAAAGCTTAGGGAGAATCTTTGGGATGCTAGAAATAATCTTTTTCATGGAAATGCCGGGCAAGGAAGCACTTTTAGTTTCACTAGGCCCATGTTAATACTATTGGACAGGAATATAGATATGGCTACACCCCTACATCACACTTGGACTTACCAGGCCCTGGCTCATGATGTACTCGATCTTTCACTAAAcag AGCTGTAGTACCAGAAAGCTCTGGTCCAGCTTTACCTGGACAGAAGGTGAAAACCAGAACATGCGATTTGGACTCCAAAGATCCTCTCTGGTGTGAACATAAGGGCAGTCCATTCCCAACCGTTGCTGAAGCGATTCAGGAGGACCTTGATAAATATAG GAGTTCAGAAGCAGAAGTGAAAAAGTTGAAAAGTTCCATGGGTTTAGATGCAGATAGCGATTTAGCTCTTAGTCTGGTCAGTGACAACACTCAGAGGTTGACAAGTGCTGTCAACTCGTTGCCACAGCTTATGGAGAAAAAACGGCTAATCGATATGCACACTACTATAGCTACag CTATACTAAACGTAATAAAATCCAGGCGCCTGGACTCGTTTTTTGAATTGGAAGAGAAAATAATGAGTAAAAGCAGCGCAGTGGAGAGCAAAACTGTACTAGATCTTATCTCTGATGAGGAAGCCGGTACTTCAGAAGATAAAATGCGTCTTTTCATCATATATTATCTGTGTACGTCGCAATTAAATGATGAAGAATATAAGAAATTTGAGGCCGCTCTCCAAACGGCCAATTGTGACATCCAGGCTATGGCGTATATGAAGCGATTGAA GAGCTTTACAAAGATGTCGAGCCAATATGAAGGTGGTGGAACAAAAACAGTGTCGATGTTTTCAAAACTTGTGTCACAAGGCTCCTCATTTGTCATGGAAGGGGTCAAAAACTTAGTTGTCAAGAAACAT AAACTGCCGGTAAGTCGCACAGTGGAGTCCGCGTTGATCGGATCGGGAGATGATTTGACTTGGTTCGACCCGCGCACGGCGCGTACGGACGCCGCGGCTCGGGCCAGGGCGACGAGGCAGCCGCCGCCTAATGACGCGGTTGTCTTCATTGTGGGCGGTGGCAGTTACATCGAGTATCACAATCTTGCCGATTTCGCTAAG CAACAAGCGGCAAATGGAGTTAATAGAAAGATAATTTACGGAGCAACTACACTGCCAAACGCATCGCAATTTCTCAAACAACTCTCGCTTTTGGGTGAAGAACTACAGTGA
- the LOC123717119 gene encoding protein sly1 homolog isoform X1, producing MTMKLLLRICEVYRRILYPDSDALKQMLNLNQPLTKAVANEPTWKVLVYDRVGQDIISPLISIKELRELGVTLHVQLHSDRDQIPEVPAVYFCAPTEENLGRICQDLDNGVYDQYHLNFISPITRQKLEDLAASAIQSNSVMSIHKLFDQYLNFICLEDDLFIMKHQKSDSLSYYAINKGDTKDTEMEAIMDDIVESLFSVFVTLGTVPIIRSSKGNAAEMVAKKLDKKLRENLWDARNNLFHGNAGQGSTFSFTRPMLILLDRNIDMATPLHHTWTYQALAHDVLDLSLNRAVVPESSGPALPGQKVKTRTCDLDSKDPLWCEHKGSPFPTVAEAIQEDLDKYRSSEAEVKKLKSSMGLDADSDLALSLVSDNTQRLTSAVNSLPQLMEKKRLIDMHTTIATAILNVIKSRRLDSFFELEEKIMSKSSAVESKTVLDLISDEEAGTSEDKMRLFIIYYLCTSQLNDEEYKKFEAALQTANCDIQAMAYMKRLKSFTKMSSQYEGGGTKTVSMFSKLVSQGSSFVMEGVKNLVVKKHKLPVSRTVESALIGSGDDLTWFDPRTARTDAAARARATRQPPPNDAVVFIVGGGSYIEYHNLADFAKQQAANGVNRKIIYGATTLPNASQFLKQLSLLGEELQ from the exons atGCTTTGAAGCAAATGTTGAATCTCAATCAACCCCTAACTAAAGCAGTTGCTAATGAACCTACATGGAAGGTACTTGTGTATGACAGGGTGGGACAGGATATTATTTCCCCCTTAATATCTATTAAGGAACTGAGAGAAttaggagttacactccatgt ccAGTTGCACTCTGACAGAGACCAAATTCCTGAAGTGCCAGCTGTATATTTCTGTGCACCCACTGAAGAGAATCTAGGTCGCATTTGCCAAGATTTAGATAATGGGGTCTATGACCAGTATCACTTAAACTTTATTTCACCAATAACAAGACAGAAATTGGAAGATCTTGCAGCATCTGCCATACAGTCTAATTCAGTTATGAGTATACATAAACTGTTTGATcagtatttgaattttatctGTTTAGAGGATGatctatttattatgaaacacCAGAAGTCTGATTCATTATCTTATTAtg ccATTAATAAAGGTGATACAAAAGATACAGAAATGGAAGCTATCATGGATGATATAGTAGAAAGTTTATTTTCCGTTTTCGTAACACTAG GCACTGTACCAATTATTCGAAGCAGTAAAGGAAATGCTGCAGAAATGGTTGCAAAGAAACTAGACAAAAAGCTTAGGGAGAATCTTTGGGATGCTAGAAATAATCTTTTTCATGGAAATGCCGGGCAAGGAAGCACTTTTAGTTTCACTAGGCCCATGTTAATACTATTGGACAGGAATATAGATATGGCTACACCCCTACATCACACTTGGACTTACCAGGCCCTGGCTCATGATGTACTCGATCTTTCACTAAAcag AGCTGTAGTACCAGAAAGCTCTGGTCCAGCTTTACCTGGACAGAAGGTGAAAACCAGAACATGCGATTTGGACTCCAAAGATCCTCTCTGGTGTGAACATAAGGGCAGTCCATTCCCAACCGTTGCTGAAGCGATTCAGGAGGACCTTGATAAATATAG GAGTTCAGAAGCAGAAGTGAAAAAGTTGAAAAGTTCCATGGGTTTAGATGCAGATAGCGATTTAGCTCTTAGTCTGGTCAGTGACAACACTCAGAGGTTGACAAGTGCTGTCAACTCGTTGCCACAGCTTATGGAGAAAAAACGGCTAATCGATATGCACACTACTATAGCTACag CTATACTAAACGTAATAAAATCCAGGCGCCTGGACTCGTTTTTTGAATTGGAAGAGAAAATAATGAGTAAAAGCAGCGCAGTGGAGAGCAAAACTGTACTAGATCTTATCTCTGATGAGGAAGCCGGTACTTCAGAAGATAAAATGCGTCTTTTCATCATATATTATCTGTGTACGTCGCAATTAAATGATGAAGAATATAAGAAATTTGAGGCCGCTCTCCAAACGGCCAATTGTGACATCCAGGCTATGGCGTATATGAAGCGATTGAA GAGCTTTACAAAGATGTCGAGCCAATATGAAGGTGGTGGAACAAAAACAGTGTCGATGTTTTCAAAACTTGTGTCACAAGGCTCCTCATTTGTCATGGAAGGGGTCAAAAACTTAGTTGTCAAGAAACAT AAACTGCCGGTAAGTCGCACAGTGGAGTCCGCGTTGATCGGATCGGGAGATGATTTGACTTGGTTCGACCCGCGCACGGCGCGTACGGACGCCGCGGCTCGGGCCAGGGCGACGAGGCAGCCGCCGCCTAATGACGCGGTTGTCTTCATTGTGGGCGGTGGCAGTTACATCGAGTATCACAATCTTGCCGATTTCGCTAAG CAACAAGCGGCAAATGGAGTTAATAGAAAGATAATTTACGGAGCAACTACACTGCCAAACGCATCGCAATTTCTCAAACAACTCTCGCTTTTGGGTGAAGAACTACAGTGA